In Ascaphus truei isolate aAscTru1 chromosome 7, aAscTru1.hap1, whole genome shotgun sequence, one genomic interval encodes:
- the LOC142499545 gene encoding uncharacterized protein LOC142499545, which produces MAPTQTVLSSKCEHSTTDSSELLKARKKKKKKGGITVEVAEGIKNENLTSESAFDERDMLQLKATHRRSPRIVEEKKDAPTQTLQAAQKAIDCLYERLDKEQEAKIALQSCLSSAIAKCVLQEKEREQLERDRVILSSKLEKAYADNAQYQNFMAQVGAKLEASEEKNCHFNIELRSLREIFEGLNSSFEMVTQKCKNLCVQVSEGDKKLHELEEEKKQLAQEKLDMQTALQNAERVLQEERVSLERRTQAENMLQSQLRELRAHLQDAKERWVNAEERQRVLQEESFQTAYKIKMLEEYLSTQCVPKEQHEELKVTLSITRASLEEERSGRARPGSASSRKSLSDSGSTETSPLSPPGDVGEVGDLKEFVLRPAPRGVTVRCRISRDKKVMDRGLYPTYYMHLERDENHKLFLLAGRKRKKSKTSNYLISIDPTDMSREAGSFTGKLRSNLMGTKFTVFDRGVSPARAQGQSENAASRQELAAICYETNVLGFKGPRKMAVLIPGKNFNHERIPFQPHNDSESLLSKWQNKCQENIIELHNKAPVWNDDTQSYVFNFHGRVTHASVKNFQIVHDNDLEYPLPTDKPPEVGHLESPFHQGLREEPGGSSGERS; this is translated from the coding sequence atggctcccactcaaacagtcttgagcagtaaatgtgaacacagtaccactgattcttcagaacttctcaaagcaaggaagaagaagaagaagaagggaggcattactgtggaagttgcagaaggaattaagaatgaaaatttaacctcagagtctgcatttgatgaaagagatatgctgcagcttaaggcaactcacagacgtagcccaagaatagtggaagagaagaaagatgctcctactcagacgcttcaagctgcacagaaagcgattgattgtctttatgaacgtttagataaggagcaagaggccaagattgcactacaaagctgtctatcttcagcaattgctaagtgtgttctccaggagaaagaaagagagcagttggagagggacagggtaatcctgtcaagtaagctggagaaggcctatgctgataatgcgcagtaccagaatttcatggctcaagttggcgcaaaactggaagcctctgaggagaagaattgccacttcaacatagaactacgttctttgagagagatcttcgaaggattaaatagcagttttgaaatggtaacccagaagtgcaagaatctctgtgtccaggtcagtgaaggagataagaaactccatgaattagaagaggagaagaagcagttggcccaggaaaagttggatatgcagacagcactgcagaatgcagagagagtgctgcaagaggaacgtgtctccctggagcggcgcactcaGGCAgagaatatgctgcagagtcagctgcgagaactacgTGCACATCTGCAGGACGccaaggagagatgggtgaatgctgaagagagACAGCGAGTATTGCAGgaggaaagtttccagactgcctacaagataaagatgctggaagagtatttgagtacccagtgtgtccccaaagaacagcatgaggagctgaaggtcacactgagcataaccagagcctcgctggaggaggagagGTCTGGGAGAGCACGGCCCGGTTCTGCCTCCAGCAGAAAGTCTCTTTCAGACTCTGGTTCCACAGAGACATCCCCTCTCAGTCCTCCTGGAGACGTGGGGGAAGTGGGCGACCTGAAGGAGTTTGTTCTGCGCCCCGCGCCACGCGGTGTCACCGTCAGATGTCGGATCAGCCGAGACAAGAAAGTGATGGACCGAGGACTGTACCCCACCTACTACATGCACCTGGAGCGGGACGAAAACCACAAGCTCTTTCTTCTCGCTgggaggaagagaaagaagagtAAAACGTCCAACTACTTGATATCTATTGATCCGACCGACATGTCCCGGGAGGCGGGCAGTTTTACTGGCAAACTCCGATCCAACCTAATGGGGACCAAGTTTACAGTGTTTGACCGCGGTGTTAGCCCAGCCAGGGCTCAGGGACAGTCAGAGAATGCAGCGTCCCGGCAAGAACTGGCGGCTATTTGCTATGAAACTAACGTCCTCGGGTTTAAGGGTCCCCGGAAGATGGCGGTTCTCATTCCCGGAAAGAATTTCAATCACGAGCGCATCCCTTTCCAGCCACACAATGATTCGGAGAGCCTGCTGTCTAAATGGCAGAACAAGTGTCAGGAGAACATCATCGAGCTGCACAATAAGGCCCCCGTGTGGAATGATGACACTCAGTCTTACGTGTTCAACTTCCACGGGCGTGTCACACACGCATCTGTGAAGAACTTCCAGATTGTGCACGACAATGatctggagtaccctctgcccactgacaagccaccagaggtgggtcaccttgagtcgccgtttcatcaaggcctccgggaagagcctggaggatcgtccggagaacgctcctga